The Medicago truncatula cultivar Jemalong A17 chromosome 4, MtrunA17r5.0-ANR, whole genome shotgun sequence genome includes a region encoding these proteins:
- the LOC11443398 gene encoding PLASMODESMATA CALLOSE-BINDING PROTEIN 4, whose amino-acid sequence MAFLVYFLIFLSLTGHSSALYCVCKDGVSSQLLQKAIDYACGTGADCSPILQNGPCFQPNTVKDHCNYAVNSYYQRKGNVQGSCDFAGAAAPTQTPPTAASGCVYPSSPGNAGTPSTGSPGSTPGTGTGTGTGTGTGTGTGTGTGSTAGSPNVIGISPSSTIDGSSAAGESCMKNTNTILLLSLVITMCLAFKV is encoded by the exons ATGGCTTTTCTGGTCTATTTTCTGATTTTCCTGTCCCTCACTGGTCACTCAA GTGCTTTATATTGTGTATGCAAAGATGGTGTCTCTAGTCAACTTCTTCAGAAGGCAATTGATTATGCTTGTGGAACTGGTGCTGATTGTAGCCCTATTCTCCAAAATGGACCTTGTTTCCAACCCAACACTGTGAAAGATCACTGTAACTATGCTGTTAATAGCTATTACCAGAGAAAGGGTAATGTTCAAGGTAGTTGTGATTTTGCTGGAGCTGCAGCACCTACTCAAACACCACCAA cTGCAGCATCTGGATGTGTTTACCCTTCAAGTCCAGG CAATGCAGGAACTCCATCAACTGGATCACCCGGTTCAACTCCAGGCACAGGAACCGGAACCGGAACTGGAACTGGAACTGGAACTGGAACTGGAACTGGCACCGGATCAACTGCGGGTAGTCCTAATGTTATTGGAATAAGTCCATCATCTACAATTGATGGTTCCTCAGCAGCTGGAGAGTCTTGTATGAAAAACACAAACACCATATTGCTATTGTCCCTTGTTATTACCATGTGTTTAGCCTTCAAGGTCTAA
- the LOC11443399 gene encoding uncharacterized hydrolase YugF isoform X1 yields the protein MVALFSFALPIFKVVAETDADSFPSFLPKDVNRIKDPFARTLATRIQRLPVSVKFSENPIMSSCVKPLVQNKENPIVLLHGFDSSCLEWRYTYPLLEEAGIETWAIDILGWGFSDLEKLPSCDVVSKREHFYQFWKSYIKKPMILVGPSLGSAVAIDFAINYPEAVEKLVLIDASVYTEGTGNLATLPRAAAYAGVYLLKSVPLRVYANYLSFTNISFSTSLDWTNIGRLHCLLPWWEDAAVNFMTSGGYNVASQIKMVKQKTLIIWGENDRIISNKLAVQLHCELPDAIIRQIPDCGHLPHVERPDSVVKLIKEFVQKDTKTVNQYVPSL from the exons ATGGTTGCTCTGTTTTCCTTCGCATTGCCCATATTCAAGGTCGTAGCTGAAACTGATGCTGACTCATTCCCTTCCTTTCTTCCTAAAGACGTCAACAGAATCAAAGACCCTTTCGCTCGAACTCTCGCTACGCGGATTCAAAGACTTCCCGTTTCC GTTAAGTTCTCTGAAAATCCTATCATGAGTAGTTGTGTGAAGCCACTGGTGCAGAACAAGGAAAATCCAATTGTCCTTTTACATGGTTTTGACAG CTCATGTTTAGAATGGAGATACACATATCCATTGCTTGAGGAAGCTGGTATTGAGACATGGGCCATTGACATTCTTGGTTGGGGTTTCTCTGATCTAG AGAAACTTCCTTCCTGCGATGTGGTATCAAAGCGTGAACACTTCTACCAG TTTTGGAAATCCTACATTAAAAAGCCGATGATATTGGTTGGTCCAAGCCTTGGTTCTGCTGTTGCCATCGACTTTGCAATCAATTATCCAGAAGCT GTGGAAAAGCTTGTTTTGATTGATGCTAGTGTATATACAGAAGGGACAGGAAACCTGGCAACCTTACCTAGAGCGGCAGCTTATGCTGGG GTATATTTATTAAAGAGCGTCCCATTACGCGTATATGCAAACTATTTGTCCTTCACCAACATATCTTTCAGTACTAGCCTTGATTGGACAAAT ATTGGCCGCTTGCATTGTTTATTGCCTTGGTGGGAGGATGCCGCGGTTAATTTTATGACCAGTGGTGGCTACAATGTTGCTTCGCAGATAAAAATG GTAAAGCAGAAAACACTCATAATTTGGGGGGAGAACGACCGCATAATCAGCAATAAGCTTGCTGTG CAACTGCACTGTGAATTACCTGATGCAATTATACGCCAAATACCTGATTGTGGTCACCTACCTCATGTTGAAAGACCAGATTCTGTTGTGAAACTCATTAAGGAATTTGTTCAGAAGGATACCAAGACAGTAAATCAATATGTTCCATCATTATGA
- the LOC11443399 gene encoding uncharacterized hydrolase YugF isoform X2 — translation MLTHSLPFFLKTSTESKTLSLELSLRGFKDFPFPRQNWFVHFISEVTLGFHSSLLFSSCLEWRYTYPLLEEAGIETWAIDILGWGFSDLEKLPSCDVVSKREHFYQFWKSYIKKPMILVGPSLGSAVAIDFAINYPEAVEKLVLIDASVYTEGTGNLATLPRAAAYAGVYLLKSVPLRVYANYLSFTNISFSTSLDWTNIGRLHCLLPWWEDAAVNFMTSGGYNVASQIKMVKQKTLIIWGENDRIISNKLAVQLHCELPDAIIRQIPDCGHLPHVERPDSVVKLIKEFVQKDTKTVNQYVPSL, via the exons ATGCTGACTCATTCCCTTCCTTTCTTCCTAAAGACGTCAACAGAATCAAAGACCCTTTCGCTCGAACTCTCGCTACGCGGATTCAAAGACTTCCCGTTTCC GAGACAGAATTGGTTTGTTCATTTTATTTCTGAAGTTACCCTTGGATTTCACTCCTCCTTATTGTTCAGCTCATGTTTAGAATGGAGATACACATATCCATTGCTTGAGGAAGCTGGTATTGAGACATGGGCCATTGACATTCTTGGTTGGGGTTTCTCTGATCTAG AGAAACTTCCTTCCTGCGATGTGGTATCAAAGCGTGAACACTTCTACCAG TTTTGGAAATCCTACATTAAAAAGCCGATGATATTGGTTGGTCCAAGCCTTGGTTCTGCTGTTGCCATCGACTTTGCAATCAATTATCCAGAAGCT GTGGAAAAGCTTGTTTTGATTGATGCTAGTGTATATACAGAAGGGACAGGAAACCTGGCAACCTTACCTAGAGCGGCAGCTTATGCTGGG GTATATTTATTAAAGAGCGTCCCATTACGCGTATATGCAAACTATTTGTCCTTCACCAACATATCTTTCAGTACTAGCCTTGATTGGACAAAT ATTGGCCGCTTGCATTGTTTATTGCCTTGGTGGGAGGATGCCGCGGTTAATTTTATGACCAGTGGTGGCTACAATGTTGCTTCGCAGATAAAAATG GTAAAGCAGAAAACACTCATAATTTGGGGGGAGAACGACCGCATAATCAGCAATAAGCTTGCTGTG CAACTGCACTGTGAATTACCTGATGCAATTATACGCCAAATACCTGATTGTGGTCACCTACCTCATGTTGAAAGACCAGATTCTGTTGTGAAACTCATTAAGGAATTTGTTCAGAAGGATACCAAGACAGTAAATCAATATGTTCCATCATTATGA
- the LOC11443937 gene encoding 14-3-3 protein 7 produces MVECMKTIAKLDVELTVEERNLLSVGYKNVIGARRASWRIMSSIEQKEEAKGNENNVKLIKSYCQKVEEELSKICSDILEIIDKHLIPSSTTGEATVFYYKMKGDYYRYLAEFKNDQDRKEAADQSLKAYEAASATASTDLPSTHPIRLGLALNFSVFYYEIMNSPERQVTLLTLFISFWAQMYWVS; encoded by the exons ATGGTTGAGTGCATGAAGACAATAGCAAAACTTGATGTTGAGCTAACTGTGGAAGAGAGGAATCTTCTCTCGGTGGGATATAAAAATGTCATTGGTGCAAGGAGAGCCTCGTGGCGCATTATGTCTTCAATTGAACAGAAAGAAGAGGCTAAGGGAAATGAGAACAACGTGAAACTGATCAAGAGCTATTGCCAAAAGGTTGAGGAGGAACTATCGAAAATTTGCAGCGACATTCTCGAAATTATTGACAAACATCTGATTCCTTCTTCCACCACAGGGGAAGCTACTGTTTTCTACTACAAGAT GAAAGGTGACTATTATCGATATCTTGCTGAGTTCAAGAACGATCAAGATAGGAAGGAGGCAGCTGATCAGTCACTGAAGGCATATGAG GCTGCTTCCGCCACTGCAAGCACAGATCTTCCATCAACACATCCAATCCGTCTTGGACTTGCACTCAACTTCTCTGTCTTCTACTATGAGATAATGAACTCTCCTGAAAGGCAAGTTACTTTACTTACACTCTTTATTAGCTTTTGGGCTCAAATGTACTGGGTTTCGTAG
- the LOC11439868 gene encoding erlin-2-B, with translation MESQQPPTRRAPQAAADPPSSSILVPFLSFIAIAVFVLVPSASPSFKNTMAIVHQVPEGHVGVYWRGGALLKTITEPGFHMKMPFLTQFEPVQVTLQTDEVTDIPCGTKGGVMIVFGKIEVVNRLHKESVYETLLNYGVQYDKTWIYDKIHHEINQFCSSHSLQQVYIDVFDQIDEKMKDALQVDCTRYAPGIEIIGVRVTKPNIPESIRHNFEQMEEERTKVLIAIEKQKVSEKEAETMKKMAISEAEKNANVSKILMEQKLSEKDSARRQEEIENAMYLAREKSLADADFYRVIKEAEANRLKLTPEFLELKFIESIANNTKIFFGDKIPNMILDQRLLGNFLVEEVPRGAATKTKADI, from the exons ATGGAATCGCAGCAACCACCAACTCGTCGAGCACCGCAAGCCGCCGCTGATCCTCCTTCATCTTCCATTCTCGttcccttcctctcattcataGCCATTGCCGTTTTc GTTTTGGTTCCTTCAGCATCACCATCCTTCAAAAATACAATGGCAATTGTTCACCAAGTCCCTGAAGGCCATGTGGGGGTATATTGGAGAGGTGGTGCGCTTCTGAAAACAATTACGGAGCCAG GTTTCCATATGAAAATGCCTTTCTTAACTCAGTTTGAGCCTGTTCAAGTGACACTTCAAACAGATGAG GTGACAGATATACCGTGTGGTACTAAAGGAGGTGTTATGATCGTTTTTGGGAAGATTGAG GTTGTTAACCGACTGCATAAGGAATCTGTCTATGAGACATTGCTCAACTATGGTGTACAATATGACAAGACATGGATATATGACAAGATTCATCATGAGATTAATCAGTTTTGTAGCTCTCATAGTCTTCAACAAGTATATATTGATGTGTTTGATCAG ATCGACGAAAAGATGAAGGATGCCCTTCAAGTTGACTGTACCCGCTATGCTCCGGGCATTGAGATCATTGGTGTCCGTGTCACAAAGCCGAATATTCCAGAAAGTATAAGACACAACTTTGAACAAATGGAAGAGGAACGTACTAAG GTCTTAATTGCTATTGAGAAACAGAAAGTATCTGAGAAGGAGGCAGAGACTATGAAGAAGATGGCTATTAGCGAGGCTGAGAAAAATGCCAATGTTAGCAAGATCCTAATGGAACAAAAACTGTCAGAAAAAGATAGTGCTAGAAGACAGGAAGAAATTGAGAATGCAATGTACCTCGCACGTGAGAAGAGCCTGGCAGATGCAGATTTCTACCG TGTAATAAAGGAAGCTGAAGCAAATAGGTTGAAGCTTACCCCTGAATTTCTTGAGCTAAAATTTATCGAATCAATTGCTAATAACACAAAGATTTTCTTTGGGGACAAG ATTCCAAATATGATATTGGACCAAAGGTTGCTTGGAAACTTCCTTGTTGAAGAAGTTCCTAGAGGGGCAGCTACAAAGACCAAAGCCGATATCTAA